One part of the Dermacentor andersoni chromosome 2, qqDerAnde1_hic_scaffold, whole genome shotgun sequence genome encodes these proteins:
- the LOC126540990 gene encoding solute carrier family 22 member 7-like, with product MTLQKRGAAPPASYSLGENVSGPNPVHLLRDADRDEEVPLGDGRFQKQVLMASMLAGTTFLLHLVSFRLTTRILDHWCRHPEAFTNLSIQEWRNLATPIEKDGSRSHCARREPPDGGSKAYIVSCEAWDFDFAPYGNNIVSEWRLVCDRRWLIEMAVLTYMVACVIALPMAGVTADRIGRKAVINVSLAALLVAGFTTTLANSYLLFVALRIVESVTSNTLWLVQYSVLYEVSTPAKRDYYWFLSMAAASVTMPLCAVGISRMRLAWDATHLVLMVPTTMLVAVLSTVRDESPAWLLTTMDTREAERVALKATRMNNADTDFCRTWFASEARRAERRNSEQPSERNVLSTILRQLKRRFLLLCYMWSALSFAFNQVNLNDIFPVKKATAAAGILGMLPMYAVAYFFMLRYGAKRSCMVAMLLFSILAVALTAVYGGEQSLLSSVLVVLLRMLAHLFVVLAFVVTVRYYPVKADRFFGCSRVPAGSQTTPRYHDRCRCYRNGAGLHGNGVPAVESPQRRLGARINIDSLQKKQSGRRRRVEALASSLVAPTTQGPREGVQVTPFQG from the exons ATGACATTGCAGAAGAGAGGCGCTGCGCCTCCGGCGTCGTACTCACTCGGGGAGAACGTTTCGGGCCCGAATCCCGTCCACCTTCTGCGAGACGCGGATCGGGACGAAGAAGTGCCGTTGGGCGACGGCCGTTTCCAGAAGCAAGTGCTGATGGCCTCGATGCTCGCCGGAACTACGTTCCTGTTGCACCTGGTGAGCTTTCGACTCACGACGCGCATCCTGGACCACTGGTGTCGGCACCCGGAAGCGTTCACCAATTTGAGCATCCAGGAGTGGCGCAACCTGGCCACGCCCATCGAAAAGGACGGTAGCCGGAGTCACTGCGCGCGTCGCGAGCCCCCCGACGGAGGCAGTAAGGCGTACATAGTGAGCTGTGAAGCCTGGGACTTCGACTTCGCGCCTTACGGCAACAACATCGTAAGCGAGTGGCGCCTGGTGTGCGACCGGCGGTGGCTCATCGAAATGGCCGTGTTGACCTACATGGTGGCCTGCGTCATCGCCCTCCCCATGGCAGGAGTCACCGCCGACCGCATTGGCCGAAAGGCCGTCATTAACGTCTCGCTCGCTGCGCTGCTCGTGGCCGGATTCACCACCACTCTCGCGAACTCGTACCTGCTTTTCGTGGCGCTGCGCATCGTCGAGTCTGTGACGAGCAACACCCTTTGGCTCGTCCAGTACTCGGTCCTCTACGAGGTCTCGACGCCAGCGAAGAGAGATTACTATTGGTTCCTTTCTATGGCGGCAGCCTCTGTCACCATGCCCCTCTGTGCGGTCGGCATCTCGCGGATGCGACTGGCCTGGGACGCGACCCACCTCGTCCTCATGGTGCCCACGACCATGCTGGTAGCCGTGCTTTCTACGGTGCGCGACGAGTCACCTGCCTGGCTCCTAACCACGATGGACACCCGGGAAGCCGAGCGTGTCGCCCTGAAAGCCACCCGCATGAACAACGCCGACACCGATTTCTGCCGTACCTGGTTTGCCTCCGAGGCGCGCAGGGCTGAGCGTCGGAACAGTGAGCAGCCCTCCGAGCGCAATGTCCTCTCTACGATCCTTAGGCAGCTGAAAAGGCGCTTCCTGCTGTTGTGCTACATGTGGTCTGCGCTGTCGTTCGCCTTCAACCAAGTGAATCTGAACGACATCTTCCCCGTCAAGAaggcgaccgccgcggccggtataCTGGGAATGCTGCCAATGTACGCCGTGGCATACTTTTTCATGTTGCGGTACGGCGCAAAGCGCTCTTGCATGGTGGCGATGCTTCTCTTCAGCATTCTCGCCGTGGCCCTCACTGCTGTGTACGGCGGCGAACAGTCATTGCTCAGCAGCGTGCTCGTCGTGCTTCTCCGCATGCTGGCCCATCTCTTTGTAGTGCTTGCCTTTGTTGTGACCGTGCGATACTACCCGGTCAAA GCTGACCGGTTCTTTGGGTGCAGTCGTGTTCCGGCTGGCTCCCAAACAACGCCGAGATACCATGATCGCTGTCGTTGCTATCGTAATGGCGCTGGCCTCCATGGCAACGGAGTACCTGCCGTCGAGAGTCCCCAGCGTCGTCTTGGCGCCCGCATCAATATCGACTCGCTCCAGAAGAAGCAGTCAGGTCGCAGGCGACGAGTTGAGGCGCTCGCTTCAAGCCTCGTTGCCCCGACTACCCAGGGGCCCCGTGAAGGCGTCCAAGTGACGCCGTTCCAGGGATGA